A genomic segment from Hippoglossus stenolepis isolate QCI-W04-F060 chromosome 3, HSTE1.2, whole genome shotgun sequence encodes:
- the sh2d5 gene encoding SH2 domain-containing protein 5, giving the protein MGEAPVGEDGAVTRSAEYVGSFPVDDRCLDDQIEQLHAQLKVLKTCRRRRQVSLKFSIKGVKMYNEDETTLLMAHALRRVSLSTAQPADAQFAFVSHNPGNTDAQLYCHVFQARHARAAQFLNLLLCRCFQLSYLEKHPDEAQTHSEGSLPRRNPSLLNHGFPLSVSALVSFRRAPFQGLLPGLKKNSKSFDNTQSSQDDVFPTSSPSLVRKKAIRTKALCSGAYRSFTFTPLKQRLVQERLNASQEKAEDKTPARRSRAPSLAETEEALAHAVWCWAGIATDSSYSLLADDVLGSYLLCPHPKKPKCGSLIIRFPSGLMTHLLENSRTGKFLLEKCRTEFSSIAELIEHYTETQDELPSLLSCARVNHCYEWEENTGKQPPVKLPKVFSIAKLKSSSRKWF; this is encoded by the exons ATGGGTGAGGCTCCAGTGGGTGAAGATGGTGCAGTCACACGATCAGCGGAG TATGTCGGCTCATTTCCTGTGGATGACCGCTGCTTGGACGACCAGATAGAGCAACTGCACGCTCAGCTGAAAGTCCTGAAA ACGTGCAGGAGGAGACGACAAGTGTCCCTGAAATTCTCCATCAAAGGTGTGAAAATGTACAATGAGGATGAAACG ACCCTCCTAATGGCTCACGCCCTGCGcagagtctctctctccaccGCCCAACCCGCTGATGCTCAGTTTGCCTTCGTCTCTCACAACCCAGGCAACACTGACGCACAACTGTACTGCCACGTCTTTCAGGCTCGGCACGCCAGAGCG gCCCAGTTCCTGAATCTGCTGCTGTGCCGCTGTTTCCAGCTGTCGTACCTGGAGAAACACCCCGACGAGGCCCAGACGCACTCCGAGGGCTCGCTGCCTCGTCGGAACCCGTCACTGCTCAACCACGGCTTCCCTCTCAGTGTCAGTGCCCTGGTGTCCTTCAGGAGAGCCCCCTTCCAAGGGCTGCTGCCCGGCCTCAAG AAAAACAGCAAGTCCTTCGATAACACACAAAGCAGCCAAGACGACGTgttccccacctcctccccctcgctGGTTCGCAAGAAAGCCATCCGCACCAAAGCGCTGTGCTCCGGGGCGTACCGCTCCTTCACTTTCACCCCCCTCAAACAGCGCCTCGTTCAGGAGCGCCTGAACGCATCACAAG aaaaggCGGAAGACAAGACACCAGCGAGAAGGTCCCGTGCTCCGAGTCTCGCGGAAACAGAGGAAGCACTGGCTCATGCGGTGTGGTGTTGGGCTGGTATCGCAAC TGACAGCAGCTACTCTCTGCTGGCAGACGATGTTCTGGGGTCGTACCTCCTGTGCCCTCATCCCAAAAAACCCAAATGCGGCTCTCTCATCATTCGCTTCCCCTCCGGCCTGATGACACACCTCTTAGAAAACTCTCGTACGGGGAAGTTCCTGCTGGAG aAATGCAGGACTGAGTTCAGTTCCATCGCAGAACTGATTGAACACTACACCGAGACCCAGGACGAGCTGCCGAGCCTCCTGAGCTGTGCCCGAGTGAACCACTGCTACGAGTGGGAGGAGAACACCGGCAAGCAGCCGCCTGTGAAGTTGCCCAAGGTCTTCAGCATAGCCAAACTTAAAAGTAGCTCCAGGAAATGGTTTTAA
- the eif4g3a gene encoding eukaryotic translation initiation factor 4 gamma 3, whose product MSLPPKVVPKQAAVAVSGPGSGPSPSSQLRATLTSVSLPPGAPQAPQPGAVPPPQIPRVQPSLDDRIFPTQPGVAAVYSVPRHAGPPYAAHDITKGHPNLAGTPPGHAHSPALSQVSIPTASPYRYPKGWETGGGSPYNPGQNAGSASLVYSPQTQPINAQPQSRPFATGPRPTHHQGGFRPIQFFQRTQMQTARPTIPTNTPSIRPGSQTPTAVYPTNQPIMMTMAPMPFPSPQAAQYYIPQYRHSQPYVGPPQQYSVQPPGSGTFYTGPGPGEYPAPYHPLRYHPPVSPSVPAPVPTAGPPYYPGQTVYPPSPPIIVPTPQQPPPAKREKKTSSQIRIRDPNQGGRDITEEIMAGGSGSRNSTPPVGHPSSTPTPPQQLSSSQTPEPPQSQPQPPQPQQAHPGGYTLESLQPQQPPLTTGASDTKPGPDDAPKLQPVVQKSSSPGLVQPEAPVERPEANTPESEPTPPASEPELPLPASLSTPVNLPLTVANSSERPSARESASSHLSSVGEQKPSLAPPQPPNTDKPLLDAPRTLASLSVAAPKALNGLAESGTELETAAQEPSPMPPAALQPQASSPAYREASSETLPSDMRPQVPVAAALAPMAPVAVVPVTLSSSPAPALPIMLPPGLPPLVQATTEADEPSKSIDTKDLVPRAGTEAQGGITDSKTESQHPALIRNSPTTVNQTASAIPKTWRKPNEGISAGDAPQKEDEDKPMSVDQPAGDQALQAAPLSNSPVPLATVFTSTPAPASSPEADGKLAAPEENGEAEMEPMRNGAGHTSETESSDSGATPGDKENSTGAPQDIEDLADPSGTRQYDRAFLLDFQFTPASTQKPEGLPPISDVVLDKMNQNKLPSRVVDSRVISRGPDFTPASADFGRQKKKGRGKRLINIGAQRPPPRRIINLSVFDNVQLKKSENAWKPSMKRKSLPAELESQRTQDLFKKVRSILNKLTPQKFNQLMKQVTDLTIDTEERLKGVIDLVFEKAIDEPSFSVAYGNMCRCLATLKVPTTDKPNNTVNFHKLLLNRCQKEFEKDKVDDVAFERKQKELDSAASTERDRLQVELQEAKDIARRRSIGNIKFISELFKLKMLSEAIMHDCLVKLLMNPDQESLECLCKLLTTIGKDLDFEKAKPRMDQYFNQMEKIVKERKTSSRIRFMLQDIIDLRLHNWVSRRADQGPKTIAQIHQEAKIEEQEEKRRVQQLLLSNDTKRQPDPREQREQRDQRVQREETWNTVPMTKNSRTIDPNKIPKISKPQMDEKIQLGPRAQVTWVKGSSGGAKASDSELSRTAGLNRFSALQSTPSPQPSTTPPQNPDFDPRRTLGSRSSTGRERSDKPLISAPPPSRPGPFSRGSSSKELLESQTPEEPRRDREREGAEPRRPSVTEDKPEPERSRVREPVKPEPVVQTIEKPARSEEEIERKSKSIIDEFLHINDFKEAVQCVEELDLGSQLHIFIRVGVESTLERSQITRDHMGQLLFQLAQKGILPKPQLYKGFADMLEQADDMAIDIPHIWLYLAELLSPVLKEGGFSMRELFSELSKPLLPVGRAGILISEILHILCKQMSHRTVASLWGESGLNWTDLLPEEEDVQAFISQQKLQFIQADAPSSEATLTKRIWTPEELRRQLERLLLEDKASDEQIFDWVEENLDESQMSSSPFLRALMTAVGKAAVKDVNTTCRVDAALIQKRLPVLLKYLNSDTERQLQALYALQALIVTLDQPPNLLRMFFDCLCDEDVISEDAFYKWETSKDPAEKLGKGVALKSVTAFFTWLREAEEESEEIDAGRPPGGHDVVQLHPYSRTNVQNGCVSRTTCLRLEFFSAVRF is encoded by the exons GGAGGATTCAGGCCCATCCAG TTTTTCCAGAGGACTCAGATGCAGACTGCGAGGCCCACCATCCCGACAAACACGCCCTCCATACGGCCTGGCTCACAGACTCCTACAGCCGTCTACCCCactaatcagccaatcatgatGACCATGGCACCCATGCCTTTCCCTTCCCCGCAGGCTGCACAGTACTACATCCCACAG TATCGCCACAGTCAACCCTATGTGGGACCTCCTCAGCAGTATTCTGTTCAGCCCCCAGGGTCTGGCACCTTCTATACTGGTCCTGGGCCAGGGGAGTACCCTGCCCCATATC ATCCCCTCAGGTACCACCCACCTGTCTCGCCCTCTGTCCCTGCTCCCGTTCCCACAGCTGGCCCACCTTACTACCCAGGACAGACTGTGTACCCCCCATCACCCCCCATCATAGTGCCTACACCACAGCAACCTCCACCAGCCAAGCGTGAGAAGAAAACA TCCTCCCAGATCCGTATCCGGGACCCCAATCAGGGTGGCAGGGACATCACAGAGGAGATCATGGCAGGGGGTTCAGGGAGCAGGAATTCAACGCCTCCTGTAGGTCACCCCTCCTctacccccaccccaccacag cagctgagcagcagcCAGACTCCAGAGCCGCCGCAGTCGCAGCCGCAGCCTCCTCAACCACAGCAGGCCCACCCTGGAGGCTACACCTTGGAGTCCCtgcagccccagcagcc gccgtTGACAACAGGGGCCTCCGACACCAAACCAGGGCCAG ATGATGCACCAAAACTGCAGCCAGTTGTCCAGAAGTCTTCCTCACCTGGGCTTGTGCAGCCTGAAGCCCCCGTGGAGAGACCGGAGGCCAACACACCTGAATCTGAGCCCACTCCTCCTGCAAGTGAACCGGAGCTTCCCCTCCCCGCCTCGCTCAGCACCCCTGTCAATCTCCCACTTACAGTGGCCAACTCAAGTGAACGTCCCTCAGCCAGGGAGTCAGCCTCTTCTCACTTGTCCTCAGTCGGGGAGCAGAAACCCTCTTTGGCGCCACCTCAGCCTCCCAACACAGACAAGCCTCTCTTAGACGCCCCAAGAACTCTGGCTTCCTTGTCTGTAGCAGCCCCCAAGGCTTTGAACGGCCTTGCCGAGTCCGGGACGGAGCTGGAGACAGCGGCCCAGGAGCCTTCTCCTATGCCCCCTGCTGCACTCCAGCCCCAGGCCTCTAGTCCTGCTTACCGAGAAGCCTCCTCTGAAACTTTGCCTTCTGACATGAGGCCACAGGTTCCCGTTGCTGCTGCGCTGGCCCCTATGGCTCCTGTGGCTGTGGTGCCAGTTACCCTGAGCTCGAGCCCGGCCCCAGCTTTGCCCATCATGCTTCCCCCTGGCCTACCGCCTCTAGTGCAGGCCACGACAGAGGCTGACGAGCCAAGCAAATCCATAGACACTAAAGACCTTGTACCCAGAGCAGGGACGGAGGCACAAGGTGGCATTACTGACAGCAAGACAGAGTCCCAGCATCCAGCACTCATCAGGAATAGCCCCACAACAG TAAATCAGACGGCTTCTGCGATACCAAAGACCTGGAGGAAACCAAATGAAGGGATCTCTGCTGGAGACGCACCTCAAAAGGAGGATGAG GACAAGCCAATGTCAGTGGATCAACCTGCTGGAGACCAGGCCCTGCAGGCAGCTCCATTGAGCAACAGCCCTGTGCCCCTAGCAACAGTCTTCACATCCACCCCTGCTCCCGCCAGCAGCCCAGAGGCTGACGGAAAGCTCGCCGCCCCGGAAGAGAACGGTGAGGCTGAGATGGAGCCCATGAGGAACGGCGCCGGCCACACCTCAGAGACGGAGAGCAGCGACAGCGGAGCCACCCCTGGGGACAAGGAGAATTCCACAGGAGCTCCACAGGATATAGAAG ACCTGGCTGATCCCAGTGGGACGCGTCAGTATGACAGGGCCTTCCTGTTGGACTTCCAGTTCACGCCTGCCTCCACACAGAAGCCTGAGGGACTCCCACCAATCAGTGACGTGGTGCTAGACAAG atGAACCAAAACAAGTTGCCATCTCGAGTCGTGGATTCTCGGGTGATTTCGAGAGGACCTGATTTCACACCTGCCTCTGCAGATTTtggcagacagaagaagaaaggacgAGGC AAAAGGCTTATAAACATTGGGGCGCAGCGACCACCACCCAGGAGGATCATCAACCTGTCTGTGTTCGACAATGTTCAGCTGAAGAAATCAGAGAATGCCTGGAAACCAAGCATGAAGAGGAAAAGCCTCCCAGCGGAAttagagtcacagagaacacag GACCTGTTCAAGAAGGTCCGCAGTATCCTGAACAAGCTGACGCCTCAGAAGTTCAATCAGCTGATGAAGCAGGTGACGGACTTGACCATCGACACGGAGGAGAGGCTCAAAGGAGTCATTGACCTGGTGTTTGAAAAAGCCATCGACGAGCCCAGCTTCTCGGTGGCCTACGGGAACATGTGCCGCTGCCTCGCCACG CTCAAAGTGCCCACAACTGACAAACCCAACAACACAGTGAATTTTCACAAGCTGCTGCTAAACCGCTGTCAGAAGGAGTTTGAGAAAGACAAGGTGGACGATGTGGCGTttgagaggaagcagaaggagCTGGACTCTGCTGCATCG ACGGAGCGTGACCGTCTTCAGGTAGAGCTGCAGGAGGCCAAGGACATTGCCCGGCGGCGTTCCATCGGCAACATCAAGTTCATCTCCGAACTCTTCAAGCTCAAGATGTTATCGGAGGCCATCATGCATGACTGCTTGGTCAAGCTGCTGATGAACCCCGACCAAGAGTCTTTGGAGTGTCTGTGTAAACTGCTCACCACCATCGGCAAGGACCTTGACTTTGAGAAGGCCAAG CCTCGGATGGATCAGTACTTTAACCAGATGGAAAAAATTGTCAAAGAGAGGAAGACGTCGTCTCGGATACGGTTCATGTTGCAGGATATTATAGACCTGAGATTG cacAACTGGGTGTCTAGAAGAGCCGACCAGGGACCAAAAACTATCGCGCAGATCCACCAGGAGGCGAAGAttgaagagcaggaggagaagagaagagtacAGCAGCTACTTCTCTCCAACGACACCAAGAGACAGCCAG ATccgagggagcagagagagcagagggatcAGCGCGtacagagagaggagacctGGAACACTGTGCCCATGACGAAGAACAGCAGGACCATCGACCCCAACAAGATCCCAAAGATCTCCAAG CCTCAAATGGACGAGAAGATCCAGCTGGGCCCCCGGGCTCAAGTCACATGGGTGAAGGGCAGCAGTGGAGGAGCCAAGGCCAGTGACTCAG AACTATCACGCACAGCGGGTCTCAACCGTTTCTCAGCGCTGCAgtccaccccctcccctcaacCCTCCACCACTCCTCCACAGAACCCAGACTTCGACCCCAGGAGAACTCTGGGAAG TCGTAGCAGTACAGGCAGAGAGCGCAGCGACAAGCCGCTGATCTCTGCGCCGCCCCCGTCTCGGCCTGGTCCGTTCTCCAGGGGAAGCAGTTcaaaggagctgctggagagtCAAACCCCGGAGGAGCCGCGAAGAGACAGGGAGCGAGAGGGAGCCGAGCCCCGGAGACCGAGTGTCACCGAGGACAAACCGGAGCCAGAGCGCAGCAGAGTCCGAGAGCCCG TGAAACCTGAGCCTGTTGTCCAGACAATAGAAAAACCCGCTCGGTCTGAGGAGGAGATCGAGAGGAAATCCAAGTCCATCATCGACGAGTTCCTGCACATTAACGATTTCAAG GAGGCTGTCCAGTGTGTGGAGGAACTTGATCTGGGCTCTCAGTTGCACATCTTCATACGCGTGGGGGTGGAGTCGACTCTGGAGCGCAGTCAGATCACACGGGACCACATGGGCCAGCTCCTCTTCCAGCTGGCGCAGAAGGGAATCCTGCCCAAACCCCAGCTCTACAAAGG GTTTGCAGACATGCTGGAGCAAGCGGACGACATGGCCATCGACATTCCCCACATCTGGCTGTACCTGGCCGAGCTGCTCAGCCCTGTGCTGAAGGAGGGGGGCTTCTCTATGAGAGAGCTCTTTAG TGAATTAAGCAAACCTTTGCTTCCTGTGGGAAGAGCTGGGATCTTAATCTCTGAAATACTGCACATACTATGCAAACAAATG AGTCATCGAACTGTGGCTTCTTTGTGGGGGGAATCAGGCCTCAACTGGACTGACCTTCTGCCGGAGGAAGAGGACGTCCAGGCTTTCATCTCACAACAG AAACTCCAATTTATTCAGGCGGACGCCCCCAGCTCAGAGGCGACTCTGACCAAAAGAATCTGGACTCCCGAGGAGCTGAGACGACAGCTGGAGAGACTCCTGCTGGAGGACAAGGCCAGTGACGAGCAGATCTTCGACTGGGTGGAG GAGAACCTGGATGAATCTCAGATGAGCTCCTCTCCCTTCCTGAGGGCGTTGATGACGGCTGTCGGTAAGGCAGCAGTGAAAG ATGTTAACACCACCTGTCGAGTGGACGCGGCCCTCATTCAGAAGAGATTGCCTGTATTACTCAAGTACCTTAACTCAGACACTGAGCGACAGCTGCAAGCACTTTATGCACTTCAGGCGCTGATCGTCACCCTCGATCAGCCTCCAA ACCTCCTCCGGATGTTCTTCGACTGTCTGTGCGACGAGGACGTCATCTCCGAGGACGCGTTCTACAAGTGGGAGACGAGCAAAGACCCGGCCGAGAAGCTGGGTAAGGGCGTGGCCCTTAAGTCCGTCACGGCCTTCTTCACCTGGCTGCGGGAGGCGGAAGAGGAGTCGGAAGAAATTGACGCGGGGAGACCCCCCGGGGGACATGACGTAGTACAACTACATCCTTACAGCAGAACAAACGTTCAAAATGGGTGCGTGAGCAGGACGACATGTTTACGGCTGGAATTTTTTTCTGCGGTACGGTTCTGA
- the hp1bp3 gene encoding heterochromatin protein 1-binding protein 3 isoform X1 yields MPIRRAAATPTQEKAPSAAAEKEPEASEESPSADEEPAASSAAAAETKEGESEAAATGDAEPTENGEQKADGEAGEEKGGKGTEKKDEKCKDCGAGQCATHCYVLLLRLKDGYKYEKAKVKKVKRTIPAWASVASSKKLPVTNFAGTQNKVDNILIEAITSCNDKSGVSYQSVMKFIGKKYPDMELDRKKFLIKKAMKKHLEKGTIKQLKGKGLSGTFAIGKQTASSKKAGQKQESLGDALPLIITRLCEPKEASYNLIKKYLEQHFPNFNIENRPDVLKTALLKAVEKGQLEQITGKGARGTFQLKRIGNQVLLKGSTLEDAITAAITAMNEPKTCSTTTLRRYLVDANKDRKENQLVASLRRTLTKCKVLGWMEQITGHGFTGTYRLSFPFYPSPTILYPDKFLPEPEKKNAATPSKRRRTADSSDEEESSSSEEEEDEDDEPPSRRRKSQKRPPPKARRPPPAKKSRSSSQSKAKGRGRSLAKKSPAKKVVKRLGKKETTTPPKATPVKRGAPARKPKTPVVKKLNKRATKRPVSRESSPEEAVVTKETTRVSKRSRAEESTPEKPAAKKAATKGGSRRPEPEESSPKAPVVKKAAKGVKKTTRKSKRGRN; encoded by the exons ATGCCGATACGCCGAGCAGCAGCGACTCCGACCCAGGAGAAGGCCCCCTccgctgcagcagagaaag AGCCCGAAGCCTCGgaggagtcgccctctgctgacGAGGAGCCGGCGGCATCTTCAGCCGCAGCGGCCGAGACTAAGGAGGGTGAGAGCGAGGCGGCGGCGACGGGCGATGCGGAGCCCACAGAGAACGGAGAGCAGAAGGCCGATGGCGAAGCcggggaggagaagggaggaaagggcacagagaagaaaga TGAGAAATGCAAGGACTGCGGGGCTGGACAGTGCGCTACACACTGCTATGTTCTCCTACTAAG GTTAAAGGATGGCTACAAGTACGAGAAAGCCAAAGTCAAGAAGGTGAAACGGACGATTCCTGCGTGGGCTAGTGTCGCCTCCAGCAAAAAACTTCCTGTTACCAACTTTGCAGGAACTCAGAACAAAGTGGATAATATCCTCATTGAAGCGATCACG tcttGTAACGACAAGTCCGGGGTTTCGTATCAGTCCGTCATGAAATTCATCGGGAAAAAATATCCAGACATGGAGCTCGACAGGAAGAAGTTTCTTATCAAGAAGGCAATGAAGAAGCATCTGGAGAAGGGAACAATCAAACAG CTGAAGGGTAAAGGCCTTTCAGGAACCTTCGCTATTGGGAAGCAGACGGCCTCGTCTAAG aAAGCTGGTCAGAAGCAGGAGTCTCTGGGAGATGCTCTTCCTCTCATCATCACTCGGCTCTGTGAGCCCAAAGAAGCCTCCTACAATCTGATCAAGAAATACCTGGAGCAGCACTTCCCCAACTTCAACATTGAGAACAG GCCAGACGTCCTAAAGACGGCTTTATTAAAGGCGGTGGAGAAAGGACAACTGGAGCAGATCACTGGGAAAGGAGCCAGAGGAACTTTCCAG TTAAAGCGTATTGGGAACCAGGTCCTGCTGAAGGGCAGCACCTTGGAAGACGCCATCACAGCCGCCATCACAGCCATGAACGAACCTAAAACCTGCAGCACCACAACTCTACGCAGATACCTAGTAGACGCCAACAAGGACAGGAAAGAGAACCAACTCG tgGCCAGTCTGAGGAGGACCCTGACAAAGTGTAAAGTTCTGGGCTGGATGGAGCAGATCACTGGTCACGGCTTCACAGGAACCTACCGGCTCTCGTTCCCTTTCTACCCAAG TCCCACCATCCTGTATCCAGACAAGTTCCTCCCAGAGCCTGAGAAGAAAAACGCTGCAACTCCATCAAAGCGGAGGCGCACGGCTGATTCTTCTGACGAGGAGGAGTCGTCGTCGTccgaagaagaggaggatgaggatgacgaACCTCCCTCCCGTAGAAG GAAATCTCAGAAGAGGCCTCCCCCCAAGGCTCGCCGTCCTCCACCGGCCAAAAAATCGCGGAGCTCCAGTCAGTCAAAAGCTAAAGGCAGAGGACGTTCCCTCGCTAAGAAGTCTCCGGCCAAGAAAGTGGTCAAGAGATTGGGAAAGAAGGAAACCACGACGCCGCCTAAAGCCACGCCCGTCAAGAGAGGCGCTCCTGCAAGAAAGCCCAAAACGCCAGTTGTCAAAAAGCTGAACAAACGAGCGACCAAGCGGCCGGTGTCCAGAGAGTCGTCCCCCGAGGAAGCTGTAGTCACAAAGGAGACGACAAGGGTGTCCAAGCGATCTAGAGCCGAAGAGTCCACCCCTGAGAAGCCCGCAGCTAAAAAGGCAGCGACCAAAGGTGGATCCAGGCGCCCTGAGCCAGAAGAGTCATCCCCCAAGGCGCCCGTAGTGAAAAAAGCGGCGAAGGGTGTCAAGAAGACGACTCGTAAgtcaaagagagggaggaactgA
- the hp1bp3 gene encoding heterochromatin protein 1-binding protein 3 isoform X2, giving the protein MPIRRAAATPTQEKAPSAAAEKEPEASEESPSADEEPAASSAAAAETKEGESEAAATGDAEPTENGEQKADGEAGEEKGGKGTEKKELKDGYKYEKAKVKKVKRTIPAWASVASSKKLPVTNFAGTQNKVDNILIEAITSCNDKSGVSYQSVMKFIGKKYPDMELDRKKFLIKKAMKKHLEKGTIKQLKGKGLSGTFAIGKQTASSKKAGQKQESLGDALPLIITRLCEPKEASYNLIKKYLEQHFPNFNIENRPDVLKTALLKAVEKGQLEQITGKGARGTFQLKRIGNQVLLKGSTLEDAITAAITAMNEPKTCSTTTLRRYLVDANKDRKENQLVASLRRTLTKCKVLGWMEQITGHGFTGTYRLSFPFYPSPTILYPDKFLPEPEKKNAATPSKRRRTADSSDEEESSSSEEEEDEDDEPPSRRRKSQKRPPPKARRPPPAKKSRSSSQSKAKGRGRSLAKKSPAKKVVKRLGKKETTTPPKATPVKRGAPARKPKTPVVKKLNKRATKRPVSRESSPEEAVVTKETTRVSKRSRAEESTPEKPAAKKAATKGGSRRPEPEESSPKAPVVKKAAKGVKKTTRKSKRGRN; this is encoded by the exons ATGCCGATACGCCGAGCAGCAGCGACTCCGACCCAGGAGAAGGCCCCCTccgctgcagcagagaaag AGCCCGAAGCCTCGgaggagtcgccctctgctgacGAGGAGCCGGCGGCATCTTCAGCCGCAGCGGCCGAGACTAAGGAGGGTGAGAGCGAGGCGGCGGCGACGGGCGATGCGGAGCCCACAGAGAACGGAGAGCAGAAGGCCGATGGCGAAGCcggggaggagaagggaggaaagggcacagagaagaaaga GTTAAAGGATGGCTACAAGTACGAGAAAGCCAAAGTCAAGAAGGTGAAACGGACGATTCCTGCGTGGGCTAGTGTCGCCTCCAGCAAAAAACTTCCTGTTACCAACTTTGCAGGAACTCAGAACAAAGTGGATAATATCCTCATTGAAGCGATCACG tcttGTAACGACAAGTCCGGGGTTTCGTATCAGTCCGTCATGAAATTCATCGGGAAAAAATATCCAGACATGGAGCTCGACAGGAAGAAGTTTCTTATCAAGAAGGCAATGAAGAAGCATCTGGAGAAGGGAACAATCAAACAG CTGAAGGGTAAAGGCCTTTCAGGAACCTTCGCTATTGGGAAGCAGACGGCCTCGTCTAAG aAAGCTGGTCAGAAGCAGGAGTCTCTGGGAGATGCTCTTCCTCTCATCATCACTCGGCTCTGTGAGCCCAAAGAAGCCTCCTACAATCTGATCAAGAAATACCTGGAGCAGCACTTCCCCAACTTCAACATTGAGAACAG GCCAGACGTCCTAAAGACGGCTTTATTAAAGGCGGTGGAGAAAGGACAACTGGAGCAGATCACTGGGAAAGGAGCCAGAGGAACTTTCCAG TTAAAGCGTATTGGGAACCAGGTCCTGCTGAAGGGCAGCACCTTGGAAGACGCCATCACAGCCGCCATCACAGCCATGAACGAACCTAAAACCTGCAGCACCACAACTCTACGCAGATACCTAGTAGACGCCAACAAGGACAGGAAAGAGAACCAACTCG tgGCCAGTCTGAGGAGGACCCTGACAAAGTGTAAAGTTCTGGGCTGGATGGAGCAGATCACTGGTCACGGCTTCACAGGAACCTACCGGCTCTCGTTCCCTTTCTACCCAAG TCCCACCATCCTGTATCCAGACAAGTTCCTCCCAGAGCCTGAGAAGAAAAACGCTGCAACTCCATCAAAGCGGAGGCGCACGGCTGATTCTTCTGACGAGGAGGAGTCGTCGTCGTccgaagaagaggaggatgaggatgacgaACCTCCCTCCCGTAGAAG GAAATCTCAGAAGAGGCCTCCCCCCAAGGCTCGCCGTCCTCCACCGGCCAAAAAATCGCGGAGCTCCAGTCAGTCAAAAGCTAAAGGCAGAGGACGTTCCCTCGCTAAGAAGTCTCCGGCCAAGAAAGTGGTCAAGAGATTGGGAAAGAAGGAAACCACGACGCCGCCTAAAGCCACGCCCGTCAAGAGAGGCGCTCCTGCAAGAAAGCCCAAAACGCCAGTTGTCAAAAAGCTGAACAAACGAGCGACCAAGCGGCCGGTGTCCAGAGAGTCGTCCCCCGAGGAAGCTGTAGTCACAAAGGAGACGACAAGGGTGTCCAAGCGATCTAGAGCCGAAGAGTCCACCCCTGAGAAGCCCGCAGCTAAAAAGGCAGCGACCAAAGGTGGATCCAGGCGCCCTGAGCCAGAAGAGTCATCCCCCAAGGCGCCCGTAGTGAAAAAAGCGGCGAAGGGTGTCAAGAAGACGACTCGTAAgtcaaagagagggaggaactgA